A genome region from Roseofilum reptotaenium CS-1145 includes the following:
- a CDS encoding CIS tube protein, with protein sequence MGLSDALTSATKGAVLTGADLLMMEAAISADKERENIYDIVEAEKQKAALQLYQQQFLQGDVRLVKAALIPRDGEASSIIRFMFNPEELRFNRSVKIEDMQGARTERGLPKVNFGFVEPYKLTLSNLIFDTYESGTNVLTQIQPLLDAVDFSSFKDPFDEQKVTVNGKNYSYQERTLAVSLGDSMLSSFTKSISGVDVYGLEEYGSENLSKQAIELRRPPVFYFIWGDKIYMRCMVESLDYSLNMFRPNGVPVRAVVTLNLKEVDLGVASRKFSERQSFVQGAT encoded by the coding sequence ATGGGACTTTCGGATGCATTAACGTCGGCGACTAAGGGAGCGGTACTAACGGGTGCAGATCTGCTGATGATGGAGGCAGCGATCTCCGCAGACAAAGAACGAGAAAATATTTATGATATAGTCGAGGCTGAAAAGCAGAAGGCTGCACTCCAACTCTATCAACAGCAGTTTTTACAAGGGGATGTACGTTTAGTTAAAGCGGCGTTGATTCCGAGGGATGGGGAAGCGAGCAGTATTATTCGCTTTATGTTTAATCCAGAAGAATTACGATTTAATCGGAGTGTTAAGATTGAAGATATGCAAGGGGCAAGAACGGAACGGGGCTTGCCGAAAGTGAATTTTGGATTTGTGGAACCCTACAAACTTACTTTGTCTAATTTGATTTTTGATACCTATGAGTCGGGAACTAATGTTTTAACGCAAATTCAACCCCTTCTAGATGCGGTGGATTTTAGTTCATTTAAAGATCCATTTGATGAACAAAAAGTTACGGTGAATGGAAAGAACTATTCTTATCAAGAACGAACCTTGGCGGTTTCGCTCGGAGATTCTATGCTCTCTTCGTTTACGAAGTCTATTAGTGGTGTTGATGTCTATGGTTTGGAGGAATATGGTTCAGAAAATCTATCCAAACAAGCGATTGAGTTAAGACGACCTCCTGTGTTTTATTTTATCTGGGGAGATAAGATTTATATGCGCTGCATGGTAGAGTCTTTGGATTATAGTTTGAATATGTTTCGGCCTAATGGAGTACCGGTCAGAGCTGTGGTAACCTTAAACTTGAAAGAGGTCGATCTAGGGGTGGCTAGTCGTAAGTTTAGCGAACGCCAGAGTTTTGTTCAAGGCGCTACTT